A genome region from Bradyrhizobium sp. WSM1417 includes the following:
- a CDS encoding NIPSNAP family protein, with translation MIYEMRIYRCVPGRLPALLKRFETVTLKVWEKHGIRQAGFFTTLIGESNQELTYFLAWESLAEREKKWAAFMTDPDWMKGRAESEADGQIVGNIVSQILAPTAFSAVK, from the coding sequence ATGATCTACGAAATGCGCATCTATCGTTGCGTGCCCGGCCGCCTGCCGGCACTGCTCAAGCGATTCGAGACCGTCACGCTGAAGGTTTGGGAAAAGCACGGCATCAGGCAGGCCGGGTTTTTCACGACCCTGATCGGTGAATCCAACCAGGAGCTGACCTATTTCCTGGCCTGGGAGTCGCTCGCCGAGCGCGAGAAGAAGTGGGCCGCCTTCATGACCGATCCGGACTGGATGAAAGGGCGCGCCGAGAGCGAGGCGGACGGCCAGATCGTCGGCAACATCGTCAGCCAGATTCTGGCGCCGACCGCCTTCTCGGCGGTGAAGTAG
- a CDS encoding response regulator transcription factor, with protein MRILLVEDEAEMADALASALKRYDMVVDHAPTLAEAEEAISADVHAAVLLDRQLPDGDGLTLIPKLRARADGVPIIVLTARGELADRVAGLDCGADDYLAKPFAVEELLARLRAVLRRPAGLQPDIMHAGRLAFDFGHREASIDGAPLELPRRELLVLEALVRRMGRTVLRSALEEAVYSFDDEIQSNALDTHVSRLRRKLSEADARVEIHGIRGVGYLLKKLP; from the coding sequence ATGCGGATTTTGCTCGTCGAGGACGAGGCCGAAATGGCCGACGCGCTGGCGTCGGCGCTGAAGCGCTACGACATGGTCGTGGACCACGCCCCCACGCTCGCCGAGGCGGAAGAGGCCATTTCTGCCGACGTCCACGCCGCCGTCCTGCTCGATCGCCAGCTTCCCGATGGCGACGGTCTCACCCTGATCCCGAAACTGCGGGCGCGCGCCGACGGCGTGCCGATCATCGTGTTGACGGCGCGCGGCGAACTCGCCGACCGCGTCGCCGGACTGGACTGCGGGGCGGATGATTATCTGGCGAAACCGTTCGCGGTGGAGGAATTGCTGGCGCGGTTGCGCGCCGTGCTGCGCCGGCCCGCCGGGCTGCAGCCCGACATCATGCACGCCGGCCGCCTCGCCTTCGATTTCGGCCATCGCGAGGCAAGCATCGACGGGGCTCCGCTCGAGCTGCCACGGCGCGAACTCCTCGTGCTGGAAGCCCTGGTCCGTCGCATGGGCCGAACCGTGCTGCGCTCGGCATTGGAAGAAGCCGTCTACAGTTTCGACGACGAGATCCAGTCGAATGCGCTCGATACGCATGTGTCGCGCCTGCGCCGCAAACTCTCGGAAGCCGATGCGCGCGTGGAGATCCATGGCATCCGTGGCGTCGGCTATCTCCTGAAGAAGCTGCCATGA
- a CDS encoding HAMP domain-containing sensor histidine kinase has product MSKHHDPYCLRSRLSWRLLSLQAVLLTALVAVIVGALSVSGFVLAGRDEDRVIEIVQRALARDAQGDLVLRSTTELKQLRSETPDLWFLVRDRQGHSLSEGAVPAEFAAIGSGLDQISQARLGWQLFEDDPRKPPARLKRVDTDAGNVQIITATQGKLTGAKALFMTSLALLGIALPGLLLMGTATFIATPMIVRRAFEALDATADQARRIDIHQRGARLSLDRIPLEVVPLVTAVNDALARLDQGYARHKRFVADAAHELRTPIAILNTRLESLPAGPDKTRLLEDSARLATLAEQLLDIQRLDRCGHPFTRVDLVAIAQSAAADLAPLAIAAGYELALDAPGTPVETIGDAAALERALTNLVQNAIQHGPRRGTIGIRVSRPASIEVTDEGAGIPADQREQIFEPFYRLTPLDRGAGLGLNMVREIVLLHGGHISVADGAIGGACFRMSLPPVREN; this is encoded by the coding sequence ATGAGCAAGCACCACGATCCCTATTGCCTGCGCTCGCGGCTGAGCTGGCGCCTGCTGTCGCTCCAGGCAGTGCTGCTCACGGCGCTCGTTGCCGTCATCGTCGGGGCGTTGAGCGTGTCGGGGTTCGTGCTCGCCGGGCGCGACGAAGATCGCGTGATCGAAATCGTCCAGCGCGCGCTCGCACGCGACGCGCAAGGCGACCTGGTCCTGCGGTCGACGACCGAGCTGAAACAATTGCGCAGCGAGACCCCCGATCTCTGGTTCCTGGTCCGCGATAGGCAGGGACATTCGCTCAGCGAAGGCGCCGTGCCGGCCGAATTCGCCGCCATCGGCAGCGGCCTCGACCAGATCAGCCAGGCCCGGCTCGGTTGGCAGCTGTTCGAGGACGATCCGCGCAAGCCTCCGGCGCGGCTGAAGCGGGTCGACACCGATGCCGGCAATGTGCAAATCATCACGGCGACGCAAGGCAAGCTCACCGGCGCCAAAGCGTTGTTCATGACATCGCTTGCATTGCTCGGCATCGCGCTGCCCGGCCTGCTTCTCATGGGGACGGCGACGTTCATCGCGACGCCAATGATCGTGCGGCGCGCCTTCGAGGCGCTCGATGCGACGGCGGACCAGGCGCGGCGCATCGACATCCATCAACGTGGAGCGCGGCTGTCGCTGGACCGGATTCCGTTGGAGGTCGTGCCGCTCGTGACCGCGGTCAACGACGCGCTGGCGCGGCTAGACCAGGGCTATGCCCGCCACAAGCGTTTCGTCGCCGATGCCGCACACGAGTTGCGCACGCCGATCGCAATCCTGAACACGCGGCTGGAGTCGCTTCCGGCGGGGCCGGACAAGACCCGGTTACTGGAGGATTCCGCGCGGCTGGCAACGCTTGCCGAGCAATTGCTGGACATTCAGCGGCTCGACCGCTGCGGCCATCCCTTCACGCGCGTCGACCTCGTCGCAATCGCGCAAAGCGCGGCCGCAGATCTTGCGCCGCTGGCCATTGCCGCCGGCTACGAGCTGGCGCTCGACGCCCCCGGCACGCCGGTCGAAACGATCGGCGATGCGGCGGCGCTGGAGCGCGCGCTCACCAACCTCGTGCAGAATGCGATCCAGCACGGCCCTCGCCGCGGCACCATCGGCATTCGTGTCAGCAGGCCCGCGAGCATCGAGGTCACGGACGAAGGCGCCGGCATTCCGGCCGATCAGCGCGAACAGATATTCGAGCCGTTCTACCGGCTGACACCGCTCGATCGCGGTGCCGGCCTCGGCCTCAACATGGTGCGCGAGATCGTGCTCCTGCATGGCGGCCACATCTCCGTCGCGGACGGAGCGATCGGCGGCGCGTGCTTCAGGATGTCACTGCCACCCGTCCGGGAGAATTGA
- a CDS encoding class I SAM-dependent methyltransferase, with protein sequence MPNDFLSFFLSWMSAPRRVGAIAPSGAALADLITREIDAATGPILELGPGTGAFTYKLLKRGVRQQDLTLVEYGSDFMKLLQMRFPNARVLWMDAGRLATERLYDGAPVGAVVSGLPLLNMSTRKVVSIVGGAFSHVRPGGAFYQFTYGMSCPIPRPVLDRLGLRAKLVDRALLNVPPAAVYKLTRRPQMKLVTGSLAPNTSTPVSAEPMHLARDCTATP encoded by the coding sequence ATGCCCAACGATTTCCTCTCATTCTTCCTGTCATGGATGTCAGCCCCGCGCCGTGTCGGCGCGATCGCGCCGTCAGGCGCAGCGCTCGCCGATCTGATTACGCGCGAGATCGATGCGGCGACGGGGCCGATCCTCGAGCTTGGACCGGGCACTGGCGCGTTCACCTACAAGCTGCTCAAACGCGGCGTGCGTCAGCAGGACCTCACGCTTGTCGAATACGGCTCCGACTTCATGAAACTGCTCCAGATGCGTTTCCCCAACGCGCGCGTCTTGTGGATGGATGCGGGGCGGCTGGCAACTGAGCGCCTCTATGACGGCGCGCCCGTCGGCGCGGTCGTGAGCGGCCTGCCGCTGCTCAACATGTCGACGCGCAAGGTGGTTTCGATCGTCGGTGGCGCGTTCAGTCATGTCCGCCCCGGCGGCGCCTTCTACCAGTTCACCTACGGTATGAGTTGCCCGATCCCGCGGCCCGTGCTCGATCGGCTGGGCTTGCGCGCAAAGCTGGTGGATCGTGCCCTGCTGAACGTGCCGCCGGCCGCCGTCTACAAGCTGACGCGCCGGCCGCAGATGAAGCTTGTCACGGGGTCGCTTGCGCCTAATACGTCCACGCCGGTCTCGGCGGAGCCAATGCATCTCGCGCGTGACTGCACCGCCACGCCCTGA
- a CDS encoding CTP synthase, which produces MARYIFITGGVVSSLGKGLASAALGALLQARGYKVRLRKLDPYLNLDPGTMSPYQHGEVFVTDDGAETDLDLGHYERFTGRPATKADNITTGRIYQDIISKERRGDYLGATIQVVPHVTNAIKDFVLDGNDDYDFVLVEIGGTVGDIEGLPFFEAIRQLKNELPRDHAIYIHLTLLPYIPSAGELKTKPTQHSVKELRSIGIQPDILLCRTDREIPKEERRKLGLFCNVRESAVIEARDADSIYAVPQAYHAAGLDDEVLAAFGIGSRIPPELRSWQQINERIRNPEGDVTIAIVGKYTGMKDAYKSLIEALSHGGIANKVKVNLDWIESEIFEKEDPAPFLEHVNGILVPGGFGQRGAEGKIRAAQFARERDVPYFGICFGMQMAVIEAARNLVGIEEANSTEFGPTKEPLVGLMTEWLRGNELEKRTNAGDLGGTMRLGAYPAALNRGSRVSEVYGGATEISERHRHRYEVNTAYKDRLEQHGLKFSGLSPDGVLPEIVEYEDHPWFIGVQFHPELKSRPFEPHPLFASFIRAAMVQSRLV; this is translated from the coding sequence ATGGCGCGGTACATATTCATCACCGGCGGCGTGGTTTCTTCGCTCGGCAAGGGTCTGGCTTCAGCGGCACTCGGTGCCCTGTTGCAAGCCCGGGGCTACAAGGTCCGCCTCCGCAAGCTCGATCCCTATCTCAATCTCGATCCCGGAACGATGTCGCCGTATCAGCACGGCGAAGTGTTCGTGACCGATGACGGCGCGGAGACCGACCTCGATCTCGGTCACTATGAGCGCTTCACCGGGCGGCCGGCGACCAAGGCCGACAACATCACGACCGGGCGCATCTACCAGGACATCATCTCCAAGGAGCGGCGCGGCGATTATCTCGGCGCCACCATCCAGGTGGTTCCGCATGTCACCAACGCCATTAAGGATTTCGTCCTCGACGGCAACGACGATTACGACTTCGTGCTGGTCGAGATCGGCGGCACCGTCGGCGACATCGAGGGCCTGCCGTTCTTCGAGGCGATCCGCCAGCTCAAGAACGAGCTGCCGCGCGATCACGCCATCTACATTCATCTGACGCTGCTGCCGTATATCCCGAGCGCCGGTGAGCTGAAGACAAAGCCGACGCAGCACTCCGTCAAGGAGCTGCGCTCGATCGGCATCCAGCCGGACATCCTGCTCTGCCGTACCGATCGCGAGATCCCGAAGGAGGAACGGCGCAAGCTCGGGCTGTTCTGTAACGTGCGCGAGAGCGCCGTCATCGAGGCGCGCGACGCCGACAGCATCTACGCTGTCCCTCAGGCTTACCACGCCGCAGGCCTCGACGACGAAGTGCTTGCCGCCTTCGGCATCGGCTCGCGGATTCCACCGGAGCTGCGCAGCTGGCAGCAGATCAACGAGCGCATCCGCAATCCCGAGGGCGACGTCACCATCGCCATCGTCGGCAAATACACCGGCATGAAGGATGCGTATAAGTCGCTGATCGAGGCGCTCTCGCATGGCGGCATCGCCAACAAGGTGAAGGTCAATCTCGACTGGATCGAAAGTGAGATCTTCGAGAAGGAAGATCCCGCGCCGTTCCTCGAACACGTCAACGGCATTCTGGTGCCCGGCGGCTTCGGCCAGCGCGGCGCCGAAGGCAAGATCCGCGCGGCGCAGTTCGCGCGCGAGCGCGACGTGCCGTATTTCGGCATCTGCTTCGGCATGCAGATGGCGGTAATCGAGGCCGCGCGGAATCTCGTCGGGATCGAGGAGGCCAACTCCACCGAGTTCGGCCCGACCAAGGAGCCCCTGGTCGGCCTGATGACGGAATGGCTGCGCGGCAACGAGCTCGAGAAGCGCACCAACGCCGGCGACCTCGGCGGCACGATGCGCTTGGGTGCCTATCCCGCGGCGCTCAATCGCGGCAGCCGCGTCTCCGAGGTCTATGGCGGCGCGACCGAGATTTCCGAGCGCCACCGCCATCGCTACGAGGTCAACACCGCCTACAAGGACCGCCTCGAGCAGCACGGGCTGAAATTCTCGGGCCTGTCGCCCGACGGCGTGCTGCCGGAGATCGTCGAGTACGAGGATCACCCCTGGTTCATCGGCGTCCAGTTCCATCCCGAACTGAAGTCGCGCCCCTTCGAGCCGCATCCGCTGTTCGCGTCGTTCATTCGCGCGGCGATGGTGCAGAGCCGGTTGGTGTAA
- the secG gene encoding preprotein translocase subunit SecG, translating into MQTVVIVIHLMIVTVMIGAVLLQKSEGGGLGMGGGAGFMSSRGTANLLTRTTAILAVGFFLTSLFLSWYAGYDRKPSSIIGAPASQTQPAGGGPIAPPTSGGILDSLKKADEQQQAPAPSGPQVPRSQ; encoded by the coding sequence ATGCAGACCGTTGTCATCGTCATTCACCTCATGATTGTCACCGTCATGATCGGCGCCGTCCTGCTCCAGAAGTCGGAAGGCGGCGGCCTGGGCATGGGAGGTGGCGCAGGTTTCATGTCGAGCCGCGGCACCGCGAACCTTCTGACGCGGACCACCGCGATCCTGGCCGTCGGCTTCTTTCTCACCAGCCTGTTCCTGTCTTGGTATGCCGGCTACGACCGCAAGCCGTCGTCAATCATCGGCGCGCCGGCGTCGCAGACCCAGCCGGCCGGTGGTGGACCGATCGCGCCACCGACCTCGGGCGGTATCCTGGATTCGCTGAAGAAGGCCGACGAGCAGCAGCAGGCTCCGGCACCGAGCGGCCCGCAGGTCCCACGTTCGCAATAA